The sequence below is a genomic window from Tepidanaerobacter syntrophicus.
AATCGCTAAAAGCGGAGGAATAGGTCTTGCAGAACAATTATATGCTCAGCTTTCAAAATACGAATAATTGATATAACATTTTTAAACAAAAGGACGAACTTTAGGGTTCGTCCTTGATAGTATTGTGTAATTTGTTTGAAAGGATGATAGAGATGCTGGATATTGATGAAGTAAAAAAGATTATACCCCACAGATATCCATTCTTGCTGATAGACGGGATATTAGAGTTAGAAGCAGGAAAAAGAGCTGTGGGAATTAAAAATGTATCGGCAAATGAAGAATTTTTTCAAGGCCATTTTCCGCAAAAAGCTGTAATGCCGGGAGTTCTCATTGTGGAAGCCCTTGCTCAGGTAGGAGCATGTGCCATTTTAAGCCTTGAGGAAAACAAGGGGAAAGTAGCGCTTTTTGCAGGAATCGACAAAATGAGATTCAAACGCCAAGTAAAGCCTGGCGATCAGTTAAGATTAGAGGTGGAACTTACAAAAATAAAAGGTTCCGTTGGAAAAGGTTCAGCAAAAGCAACAGTAGATGGTGAAATAGCAGCTTGTGGAGAACTTATGTTTGCAATAAGCAAATAAAATCTTATAGGAGGCGAATAAATTGCAGTTTTACTTGATAAGCGGTTTAATTTTTGCGTTTCTTGTAGCAATTTTTGCTCTCTGGAATTCTGCCCAGGTAGTTATTCGGTTTCCGCTTCTTGGAGAATTTGCCACATCTCAGGCTTTGGTTATAATAGGTTCCGCAATGCTGGGAGCGCTTATTATAATGGTAGTAGGCCTTGTAAGAAGCTTTAAAATGGGTCAGAAGATAAAGAAACAGGATAGATTAATAAGGGATTACGAAGAAATTATAGACAACTTGAAGAGACAACTTGAAGAAAAACAATCTCAAAAAGATCAGGGCAATAAATAGATATAATCAGGTATTGGCTAGATTCGAAGGTGCTTAAAAATGAAAAAACTTCTAGTGTATATAAAGCCTTACTGGAAATTAGCGATTCTAGGACCGTTTGCGATGTTTGTTGAGGTTGCATGTGATTTAATGCAGCCAAACCTTATGTCTCAAATAGTGGACGAAGGCATAAAAACAGGAAATTTGGATTTTGTCATTAAAACCGGTTTACATATGGTGTTAATAGCGATTATTGGCATAGCCGGCGGCATAGGTTGTTCTTTTTTTGCAGGCATAGTATCTCAAAGCTTTGGAGCGGATTTGAGAGAAGATCTATATCGAAGAGTGGAGAATTTTTCGTTTAAAAATATTGACGAATTTACTACAGGTTCACTTATAACCAGACTTACAAACGATGTGGTTCAGCTTCAGACTGCAGTTCTTGTAATGATGCGAATGATGGTGAGAACTCCACTGCTGCTGGTAGGCAGTTTTATTATGGCAGTTAGAATAAATGCAAGACTTGCTCTAATACTTATAGTTTGCCTGCCGATATTGCTGATTCTAGGGTACCTGCTGATAAAAAAAGCTATGCCGTTTTTTACTAAAGTACAGCAAGCCCTTGACAAGGTAAATACGATTTTGCAGGAAAATCTAGCCGGAATCAGAGTTGTCAAAGCCTTTGTAAGGGGAGAATATGAAAAGCAAAAATTTAATAAAGCAAATGATAATTTGACAAGACTAAATATAATGGCATCTAGGATGGTTGGCCTTACAATGCCGCTGATGTTTCTCGTGATGAATATGTGTATTGCGGCTGCTTTGTGGTTTGGCGGAATGAATGTAAATATTGGAACAATGCAGACAGGGGAAGTTATAGCTTTTATAAACTACCTGACACAAATACTTTTTTCGCTGCTTAGAGTGGGCTTTATGCTGATTTTCTTCTCAAGAGCGAAAGTATCGGCAGACCGTGTCATAGAAATACTTTCTACAACTCCAGAAATTGTAAGCGGTTCCTGCGATTCCCCTGTAGAAAAAGGAAAAGTTGAATTTAAAGATGTTTATTTTTCATACAGCGAAAAACAAGAGCCGGTTCTTAAAGATATAAATTTTACAGCTCTTCCCGGCCAAACGATTGCAATAATTGGCACTACCGGCTCAGGCAAAACAACTCTTGTAAATCTTATTCCACGCTTTTACGATGTTACAAGCGGCAGCGTATTGGTAGATGATATAGATGTTAGAGAGAGAAATCTTAAAGTATTGCGCAGCGCTATAGGCATCGTTCCTCAAAACCCCCTGCTTTTTTCAGGAACAATAATAGAGAATATTAAATGGGGAAAAGAAGATGCTACGGAAGAAGAAGTAATAGCGGCAGCAAAAGCTGCCCAGGCCCATGATTTTATAATGAGTTTTCCCGAAAATTACAATACCGTTTTAGGACAAAGAGGAGTAAATCTGTCCGGTGGCCAAAAACAGCGTCTTACAATTGCTCGAGCCCTGCTTAGAAAACCTGCCATCCTTATACTGGACGACAGCACAAGCGCCGTCGATGTTACAACAGAGACTCGAATACAAAAAGCTTTAAAAGAATGGATGAAAGACAAAACATGTTTTATCATAACCTCCAGGATAAGTTCGGCCATATCAGCTGATGACATATTAGTCATGGAAGAGGGCCAGATTATTGGAAGAGGGACGCATTCTGAGTTAATAGAGTCATGCGCCATTTATCAAGAAATTTATCATTCTCAAATGGACAAGCTTATAGAGGGTACAGCCGAGGGGGCGATATAAATGGTGCGACAAGGCGGTTTCGGCAGCCCCGGACGCCGCCATCGGCGGTACACGTCAACTGGCGATTCTACAATTAAAGATTCTAGAAAAACATTACAAAGGCTATGGTCCTACCTTGGCCGCCAAAAACTAGGGCTAATTACAGTTTTTTTGATGGTGCTTGCAAGCTCGGCGTTAAACCTTGCATCGCCGTATCTTTTAGGTCGAGGCATTGATGCAATGAACTTAGGAAAAGAAAAAGTGGATTTTGCAAGTCTTAAAGTCACAGTGTTTTTGCTAATTGGTGCATATTTATTAGGGACCCTGACAACTGCCGTGCAAACATATATAATGGCGTCAGTTGCCCAAAACACTGTAAGGGATTTAAGAAGAGATCTATTTGCTAAAATACAGACACTTCCTAT
It includes:
- a CDS encoding ABC transporter ATP-binding protein produces the protein MKKLLVYIKPYWKLAILGPFAMFVEVACDLMQPNLMSQIVDEGIKTGNLDFVIKTGLHMVLIAIIGIAGGIGCSFFAGIVSQSFGADLREDLYRRVENFSFKNIDEFTTGSLITRLTNDVVQLQTAVLVMMRMMVRTPLLLVGSFIMAVRINARLALILIVCLPILLILGYLLIKKAMPFFTKVQQALDKVNTILQENLAGIRVVKAFVRGEYEKQKFNKANDNLTRLNIMASRMVGLTMPLMFLVMNMCIAAALWFGGMNVNIGTMQTGEVIAFINYLTQILFSLLRVGFMLIFFSRAKVSADRVIEILSTTPEIVSGSCDSPVEKGKVEFKDVYFSYSEKQEPVLKDINFTALPGQTIAIIGTTGSGKTTLVNLIPRFYDVTSGSVLVDDIDVRERNLKVLRSAIGIVPQNPLLFSGTIIENIKWGKEDATEEEVIAAAKAAQAHDFIMSFPENYNTVLGQRGVNLSGGQKQRLTIARALLRKPAILILDDSTSAVDVTTETRIQKALKEWMKDKTCFIITSRISSAISADDILVMEEGQIIGRGTHSELIESCAIYQEIYHSQMDKLIEGTAEGAI
- the fabZ gene encoding 3-hydroxyacyl-ACP dehydratase FabZ, yielding MLDIDEVKKIIPHRYPFLLIDGILELEAGKRAVGIKNVSANEEFFQGHFPQKAVMPGVLIVEALAQVGACAILSLEENKGKVALFAGIDKMRFKRQVKPGDQLRLEVELTKIKGSVGKGSAKATVDGEIAACGELMFAISK
- a CDS encoding LapA family protein — translated: MQFYLISGLIFAFLVAIFALWNSAQVVIRFPLLGEFATSQALVIIGSAMLGALIIMVVGLVRSFKMGQKIKKQDRLIRDYEEIIDNLKRQLEEKQSQKDQGNK